Genomic window (Rubeoparvulum massiliense):
TGAGTGATGAAGAGAAGATAAACAGTATTGAACGTGTTATTGTAGCGCAAGGATTAAATCCCGAGCTAAAAATTCTTGATAATAAATCCATTCAGTTCATGGTTCACAACTGTACCTTTAAGGAACCTGCTGAGAAGCATCCTGACTTAGTATGTGAAATGCATCACGCCTTGTTAAAGGGGATTTTCGCCACATACTTCGATAAAGTGAATTTTACCCAAGGTAAAGAGAAAATCGCCTGCGGTTCGGGTGCATGCAGCTATACAGTAGTCAAGATCGACTAATTTTTGGCTAGATTACATACGACATGATTACATTCAATGTGATCTGCTGTTCATTCCCTCCTTATACTTTTGTAATAAAGTTTACACAATTTCATTTCTTCGTTATAATGAATGTGTATTATTACCATGCTTATATTGGAATTAGGGAGGGATATTGAATGGCCCGGATGTATCGATTGTTAGGATTTATTTCTTTACTTATTGCATTAATGGCTTTATGGGGCGATTTAATGACCATGTTTTATATTTTCCTTGCACAGATGGTGCTTTTTGTTGCCCTTGGGTATATGAATCTGCGAGAAAAAACGTATCTCTATCTATTTTGGGGATACATGGCCTTCTCTTTTGCAGGATACCTATTTTACACATTCTTTCTACATACACCACCACAAATTTAAGGAAGCAGAGAGCGCTGATAAGGTACCGATTCTGGTAGCTTATCAGCGCTTTTTCTATCCCAGTGTGAACTTAAAAGGACGAATGATACTTAATTGATTCGATACCTCTCCCTTTCCTTGAACACAGACCATAAATTGATCGCCCATCCCACCTGGAAGAATCAATTGTTGAATAGCACGGAGCTGCTTGTAGTTCGACGAGAATGGATCTTCTCTCTCATGAATTGTCGGGATCAATTGTAGTATACCTGCAGAGAGCAAAAATTCTCGCTGTGTCATAAAA
Coding sequences:
- a CDS encoding DUF2626 family protein — encoded protein: MARMYRLLGFISLLIALMALWGDLMTMFYIFLAQMVLFVALGYMNLREKTYLYLFWGYMAFSFAGYLFYTFFLHTPPQI